The Quercus robur chromosome 7, dhQueRobu3.1, whole genome shotgun sequence genome has a segment encoding these proteins:
- the LOC126693085 gene encoding eukaryotic translation initiation factor NCBP encodes MELVVEKKESDSNNNNNNGNNGDNSQPILESSSSSWSATVDSNNNNKEGEDVRERQARDLRAGLHPLKYKFVFWYTRRTPGVRTQTSYEDNIKKIVEFSTVEGFWVCYCHLARPSSLPSPTDLHLFKDGIRPLWEDSANCNGGKWIIRFKKVVSGRFWEDLVLALVGDQLDYGDNICGAVLSIRFNEDILSVWNRNASDHQAVMALRDAIKRHLKLPHGYVMEYKPHDASLRDNSSYRNTWLRG; translated from the exons atGGAGTTGGTAGTAGAGAAGAAAGAATCAGATAGcaacaataataacaacaatggTAACAACGGTGATAACTCCCAGCCAATTCTggaatcttcttcttcttcatggtCAGCCACTGTTGATagcaacaataacaacaaagaaGGCGAAGATGTCCGTGAACGCCAAGCTCGCGACCTCAGAGCTGGTCTTCATCCCCtcaag TACAAGTTTGTTTTTTGGTACACTCGTCGAACCCCTGGAGTTCGAACACAAACATCATATGAggacaatataaagaaaattgtGGAATTTAGTACG GTTGAAGGTTTTTGGGTCTGCTATTGCCACTTGGCCCGCCCCTCTTCTTTGCCAAGCCCAACAGATTTGCATCTTTTCAAGGATGGAATCCGCCCTCTATGGGAG GACTCTGCTAATTGTAATGGCGGTAAGTGGATAATACGATTCAAAAAGGTTGTCTCAGGTCGCTTTTGGGAAGATCTG GTTCTTGCATTAGTGGGTGACCAACTTGATTATGGAGATAACATATGTGGTGCAGTACTAAGCATTCGTTTCAATGAGGATATATTGAGTGTGTGGAACCGCAATGCATCTGATCACCAG GCTGTAATGGCTCTCAGAGACGCTATTAAACGGCACTTAAAGCTTCCCCATGGCTATGTTATGGAGTACAAGCCCCACGATGCCTCTCTGCGTGACAACTCATCATACAGAAACACATGGTTGAGAGGGTAG
- the LOC126693084 gene encoding superoxide dismutase [Cu-Zn] 2 — MSLKAVALISSFSGDNNVRGSIHFVQETNGSTTTTHVKGRITGLSPGLHGFHIHALGDTTNGCNSTGPHFNPLKKDHGSPMDKVRHAGDLGNVVAGPDGVAEVSIKDNQIPLVGPHSILGRAIVVHADPDDLGRGGHELSKSTGNAGARVGCGIIGLQSSV; from the exons ATGAGTCTCAAAGCGGTGGCTCTCATCTCATCCTTCTCCGGGGATAACAACGTTCGAGGCTCTATCCATTTTGTCCAGGAAACCAACG ggtcaACAACCACAACCCATGTGAAAGGGAGGATAACAGGGCTTTCACCAGGCCTCCATGGCTTCCATATTCACGCCCTTGGTGATACCACTAATGGCTGCAACTCCACTG gCCCTCATTTCAATCCATTAAAGAAGGATCATGGATCTCCTATGGATAAAGTGCGTCACGCTGGTGATTTGGGTAACGTTGTTGCAGGCCCAGATG GTGTAGCTGAGGTTTCCATTAAAGACAACCAG ATTCCGCTTGTTGGTCCTCATTCCATACTTGGGAGGGCAATTGTTGTGCATGCTGATCCTGATGATCTTGGTAGAG GTGGACATGAACTCAGCAAGAGTACTGGGAATGCCGGTGCAAGAGTTGGATGtg GTATCATTGGGCTTCAATCATCAGTTTAG